The Candidatus Abyssobacteria bacterium SURF_5 DNA segment TCTCATTTTTTCGAAGGAAACCTGTCATGGAAAATCATCCTGGCCGAACGGCCCGATCTCGATAGGCAGTCAATTGACGAATTGAAGAACAAATACGAGCTCTATAGGGAAAAAGTAAATGAACTGGTGACGGCGGTTTCCTGAACCCAAAGAAGGGGGAAATGAGACACATACTTGTTATCAGTAAAGACGACGGCTTAAAGGAGCAACTCCTCCGCTCTCTGCAGGATTCACAGGCAAAAATCGACTGGGCCCGCAACTTCGATAGTGCGATGTCGCTCTCAACCGAACTGCAGTACGACGTGGCTTTGCTCGAAGTGCAGCGGTTTGATTCAGCTTCTCGCGAATTCCTCCGCGACTACCTCCAGCAGAGTCCCCAGAGCCTCCTCATTCCTGTTTCGCCCAACGCTCCATTGGACGAAGCGATGGAAGCCATTCGCGCCGGGGCCGCCGACTTTATCCACGAGCCGGCCGATGCCGCGCTCATCAAAAGCCGGATCGAACGGTGCCTCGAGAACCGGCGAATGAAAAACGAGATCAATTTCCTGCGGCACACTCAGCCCCATATCTACAAATTCGATGATATCGTCGGCGTTTCCGCGGCGATGAAAAAGGTGTTCGCACTCCTCAATCGCGTCTCTCCCACCGATGCAACCGTCCTCATTCTCGGCGAAACAGGAACCGGCAAAGAGCTCATTGCCGGAGCCATTCATTTCAACAGTCCGCGCGCGAAAAACAGCTTCGTCAGGGTCAATTGCGCGGCCTTGCCGGAAAACCTCCTCGAAAGCGAGCTGTTCGGTCATGAGAAGGGGGCCTTCACGGGCGCTCATCGCCAGCGCGTCGGGCGCTTTGAACAAGCCGATTCAGGCACCATCTTTCTCGACGAAATCGGAGACATGGGCGCCAGCACCCAGGCCAAAATTCTGCGCGTGCTGCAGGAACACCAGTTCGAGCGCCTTGGCGGCACCCAGACTATCAGCGTCGATGTCCGCGTCATCGCAGCCACCAACAAGGACCTGTCACAATTAATGAATGAGGGAAAGTTTCGGGACGACCTCTTCTATCGCCTCAACGTCGTCACCATCGAACTTGCTCCCCTTCGAGAACGAACCGAAGATGTCGAGCCACTCGTGAACTTCTTCTTGAAAAAATATGCGGGTCAGATAAACAACCAGGTCAACGGCGTCTCCGCCGCGGCCCTCAAGACGCTGAAAGAGTATCACTGGCCGGGAAACATTCGCCAGCTTCAAAACGTAATCGAGCGCGCGGTCATCATGTGCGAGGGCAACAAGGTTCAACCCGAGCACATCGCCCTCTACGACAAAAAACCGCCCCAGAAAAAGGACATCCTGAATATCCCCGATGGCGGCGTCAAACTGGAAGAAGTCGAGCGCCAGCTCATTTGCCAGGCCCTCGAGCGAGCAGGCTGGGTCCAAAAAAACGCGGCCAAACTTCTCGGAATCAGTCCCCGCGTCATCAATTATAAGATTAAAAAGCACGATATCAGGCGGTTCCAGGAATAGACCGGAGGCGTCGCCGCTCCCTGCCGGTTTCCGATCAAAACTGAACGGTCTCCTTCACCCGCCTATTAAATTCCACCGGGGTTGATTGCGGATGCCGCCGCACAAGTTTTCGGCCGTGGAGGCCGCATGATTTCATCGAATCTCATAAAAGAGACGGTCATATCCTTGGGCGCCGATCTGTGCGCCATCGCGCCGGTCGATAGATTCGCAGATGCTCCGACCGGATTCCACCCGCAGGATATCTGCAGCGATTGCAGAAGCGTCTTGGTCTTTGCCAAACGGCTTCCGCTCGCAACCATCTCAGCCAAAAGCTGCATCCCCTACACGTTCGCAAACTCCGCCGTCACCCAGGAAGTGGACCTGCTCACCCTTGAAATCAGCCGGAGCTTGGAGCTGAGCGGGATTGGCGCCGTCCCGATCCCATCAGACGACCCCTACGAGCATTGGGAACCGAATCGATCATACGGCAGGGCCATCCTGTCGCTGCGCCATGCGGGATACCTCGCCGGTCTCGGAATCCTGGGAAAGAACACGCTTCTCATAAACGACAGATACGGAAACATGATTCAGCTCGGAGCGGTGCTGCTCGACGTGGATCTCGCCGGTGACCCGCTTGCAATCTACGAGGCATGCCCGCAATCCTGCCGCCTATGCATCGACTCCTGCCCGGCCGGCGCATTAGACGGGGAGACTGTCAACCAGCACCTTTGCCGGCCGCTGTCAATTTTTAGAAACGAGAAAGGATATCTTCTCAAGAAGTGCTATGAATGCCGCGCAGTCTGCCCGCATTTTGCCGGATTAGAAAACGGGGGTGAAAGATGAAGGCCGCCTTTTCTGTCACTTCGCTGAAAATCGCGTTGGTCCTTCTTATTACGGCAACGCTGGTTTCAGCCTGCGGAAGACAGAAGAAAAGGTATTTTGCACAGGTGACGCCGCTCCTCGAACAGAACGAAGCGGTTGACGGGCGCGTCGCGAAGCTCCCGAAGATTAATGCGTTCAAGGACCCCGACTTCCTCACAAAGCTCGACGGCTACGTCTCTTCAAAACAGAAAATTCTGACGGAGTTGGAGACCATCAAGCCGCCCTTCCTCCTTTCGACTACCCACGCGAAACTGCTTCAGGCAATGGAAAATGGCATTCGCTACCTCCAATCCGAGCGGGAGAAATTTTTGATCGCGGCCGAAAAAATGTCGCAGAACCCGGCTTCGTCCGGAGAGCCGATTGAGATGGAGATCATCCGCGAGTATCAAGCGCAATCGGCCGCATACCAGGCCGATATGAAAGAGCAGCTCATGAAGCAGCAGTATCAGAAACTCTATTATGAAGCGAAGGACGAACTCGAGCGCGCCAAGAAATTTTAGGTCCATTATCAGAGACAGGGTCACCCACTGCTCAAGAAAAATCAAACTGTTCGACA contains these protein-coding regions:
- a CDS encoding sigma-54-dependent Fis family transcriptional regulator; the encoded protein is MRHILVISKDDGLKEQLLRSLQDSQAKIDWARNFDSAMSLSTELQYDVALLEVQRFDSASREFLRDYLQQSPQSLLIPVSPNAPLDEAMEAIRAGAADFIHEPADAALIKSRIERCLENRRMKNEINFLRHTQPHIYKFDDIVGVSAAMKKVFALLNRVSPTDATVLILGETGTGKELIAGAIHFNSPRAKNSFVRVNCAALPENLLESELFGHEKGAFTGAHRQRVGRFEQADSGTIFLDEIGDMGASTQAKILRVLQEHQFERLGGTQTISVDVRVIAATNKDLSQLMNEGKFRDDLFYRLNVVTIELAPLRERTEDVEPLVNFFLKKYAGQINNQVNGVSAAALKTLKEYHWPGNIRQLQNVIERAVIMCEGNKVQPEHIALYDKKPPQKKDILNIPDGGVKLEEVERQLICQALERAGWVQKNAAKLLGISPRVINYKIKKHDIRRFQE
- a CDS encoding epoxyqueuosine reductase, with the translated sequence MISSNLIKETVISLGADLCAIAPVDRFADAPTGFHPQDICSDCRSVLVFAKRLPLATISAKSCIPYTFANSAVTQEVDLLTLEISRSLELSGIGAVPIPSDDPYEHWEPNRSYGRAILSLRHAGYLAGLGILGKNTLLINDRYGNMIQLGAVLLDVDLAGDPLAIYEACPQSCRLCIDSCPAGALDGETVNQHLCRPLSIFRNEKGYLLKKCYECRAVCPHFAGLENGGER